In Pangasianodon hypophthalmus isolate fPanHyp1 chromosome 3, fPanHyp1.pri, whole genome shotgun sequence, a single genomic region encodes these proteins:
- the med19b gene encoding mediator of RNA polymerase II transcription subunit 19-B: MTEIFSSLYGQTEAQGPSGPSSMGFGPGKALPPPVPQNPVHMAVPIPHQLVDEGPPLRKPAAMNEPFYLVRELPMENELTGNTNLITHYNLEHAYNKFCGKKVKEKLSNFLPELPGMIDTPGLQDGSSLRSLIEKPPVCNNSFSPLTGTMLTGFRLHTGPLPEQYRLMHIQPPKKKSKHKHRHHRPQDPLPPETPSDSDHKKKKKKKDDDPDRKKKKKDKKKKKNRHSPDHPGMTGSQPSSSSLR; the protein is encoded by the exons ATGACAGAAATATTTTCTTCGCTCTACGGCCAAACTGAAGCTCAGGGACCTTCGGGACCTTCCTCAATGGGGTTCGGCCCCGGGAAAGCCCTTCCACCGCCGGTACCCCAAAACCCAGTGCACATGGCGGTGCCCATTCCCCACCAGCTGGTAGATGAGGGGCCTCCTCTCCGGAAACCTGCAGCCATGAATGAACCCTTTTACCTGGTGCGAGAACTGCCAA TGGAAAATGAGCTGACTGGAAACACCAACCTCATTACACACTACAATCTGGAACATGCATACAACAAGTTTTGTGGCAAGAAAGTGAAGGAGAAGCTCAGCAACTTTCTCCCAGAGCTACCTG GTATGATAGACACACCAGGTCTTCAGGATGGAAGTTCTTTGCGCTCCCTTATTGAGAAGCCACCGGTGTGCAACAACTCCTTCAGTCCTCTTACTGGAACCATGCTCACTGGGTTCCGACTACACACAGGCCCT CTTCCTGAACAGTACAGACTGATGCACATTCAGCCTCCAAAGAAGAAGAGcaaacataaacacagacacCACCGTCCCCAGGACCCCTTACCCCCAG AAACACCATCAGACTCAGAccacaagaaaaagaagaagaagaaggacgaTGATCctgatagaaagaaaaagaagaaggataagaagaaaaagaag AACCGTCACAGTCCTGATCACCCCGGAATGACCGGCTCTCAgcccagcagcagcagtctgagATAG
- the tmx2b gene encoding thioredoxin-related transmembrane protein 2-B, whose protein sequence is MALLTPLFAFLYHLPQVYKWLLKPYYVASFFMSLAFLLVRKTPGICEHLSTQREDGNPCDFDWREVEILMFLSAIVMMKNRRAITVEQHVGNIILFCKVANVILFFRLDIRMGLLYLTLCIVFLMTCKPPLYMGPEYIKYFSDKTIDEELERDNRVTWIVEFFANWSSECQSFASVYADLSLKYNCAGLKFGKVDVGRYSDVSKKYKVSTSPLSKQLPSLVLFQGGKEVMRRPQVDKKGRAVSWSFTEENIIREFNLNELYQKSKKLNKTKGERNEKPSELQFPPVLEEEEPEADVAGTEKESKKDK, encoded by the exons ATGGCGCTGCTGACTCCTCTGTTCGCGTTTCTGTATCACTTACCGCAGGTGTATAAATGGCTGTTGAAGCCGTACTACGTGGCGTCGTTTTTCATGTCGCTCGCTTTCCTGCTGGTCCGCAAGACTCCGGGAATCTGTGAACATCTCTCCACGCAGAGGGAGGACGGAAACCCCTGCGACTTCGACTGG AGAGAGGTGGAGATACTGATGTTTCTCAGTGCTATAGTCATGATGAAAAACAGAAGAGCAA TAACGGTTGAGCAGCATGTGGGGAACATCATCCTCTTCTGTAAAGTGGCCAATGTGATCCTGTTCTTCAGACTGGATATTCGCATGGGACTGCTCTACCTGACCCTGTGCATCG tgttCCTCATGACCTGCAAGCCTCCTCTGTACATGGGCCCCGAGTACATCAAGTACTTCAGTGATAAGACCATAGAC GAGGAATTGGAAAGAGACAACCGTGTGACCTGGATTGTGGAGTTCTTCGCTAACTGGTCTTCTGAGTGTCAGTCGTTCGCGTCTGTCTATGCTGATCTGTCCTTGAA GTACAACTGTGCTGGGCTGAAGTTCGGAAAAGTGGACGTGGGCCGCTATAGTGATGTGTCTAAGAA GTACAAGGTGAGCACATCTCCTCTCTCCAAGCAGCTGCCGTCTCTGGTGCTCTTCCAGGGAGGGAAAGAAGTTATGAGACGCCCCCAAGTGGACAAGAAAGGACGAGCAGTGTCTTGGAGCTTCACTGAG GAGAACATCATCAGAgagtttaatttaaatgagCTGTATCAGAAATCGAAGAAACTGAATAAGACGAAAGGAGAGAGGAATGAGAAGCCCAGCGAATTGCAGTTCCCCCCGGTGCTTGAGGAGGAGGAACCCGAGGCAGACGTTGcagggacagagaaagagagcaagaaggACAAATAA